The Nocardioides campestrisoli genome includes a window with the following:
- the eutC gene encoding ethanolamine ammonia-lyase subunit EutC: MSTPDWVRLRQSTSARIGLGRAGNAVPAAADLELRIAHAEARRNVLTDLDADALVRDFRAAGLPAPVRVRSQARDRAEYLRRPDLGRLLSEEDRDSLDAVVPGERDGAGAGSRPSLVVVCADGLSAQATQRHALPLLAELLPRLDVEVVACLVATQARVALGDPIGHAFGATLVLVLIGERPGLSSPDSLSAYLTFDPKPGRTDAERNCVSNIRTPGGQSYAGAARVLEALVRSVLAVGASGVGVKDLTSREDETRRLG, translated from the coding sequence GTGAGCACCCCCGACTGGGTGCGGCTGCGGCAGTCGACCAGCGCGCGGATCGGCCTGGGACGGGCCGGCAACGCGGTGCCGGCCGCGGCCGACCTGGAGCTGCGGATCGCGCACGCCGAGGCGCGACGCAACGTCCTGACCGACCTGGACGCCGACGCCCTGGTGCGGGACTTCCGCGCCGCCGGCCTCCCCGCCCCGGTCCGGGTGCGCTCCCAGGCCCGGGACCGCGCCGAGTACCTGCGCCGGCCCGACCTCGGCCGGCTGCTGTCCGAGGAGGACCGCGACTCGCTGGACGCCGTGGTGCCCGGTGAGCGCGACGGCGCGGGTGCGGGCAGTCGTCCGAGCCTGGTCGTGGTGTGCGCGGACGGGCTGTCGGCCCAGGCCACCCAGCGCCACGCCCTGCCGCTGCTGGCGGAGCTGCTGCCGCGCCTGGACGTGGAGGTCGTGGCCTGCCTGGTCGCGACCCAGGCCCGCGTCGCCCTCGGCGACCCGATCGGTCACGCGTTCGGTGCGACCCTGGTGCTGGTGCTCATCGGGGAGCGCCCCGGACTCTCGTCGCCGGACAGCCTGAGCGCCTACCTGACCTTCGACCCGAAGCCTGGACGCACCGATGCCGAGCGCAACTGCGTCTCGAACATCCGCACCCCGGGCGGTCAGTCGTACGCCGGTGCCGCGCGGGTGCTGGAGGCGCTCGTACGTTCGGTCCTCGCCGTCGGCGCGAGTGGCGTCGGGGTCAAGGACCTGACGTCGCGGGAGGACGAGACCCGGCGGCTGGGCTGA